CGCGAGTCGAACtcgtacttggccggtttttggctatttttaatcgacttccaaaaaggaggaggttctacattctaatgtttgtattttttgccATATTTGTTTCTGATTTTCAATTGCAACATTGGCTTAATATTCTGACCAAGATAAACTAAATCACTAagctatatttaaattaaatatttaataactatGCTTATAATTTGAGCCGTGATTGTAACTTTGCGTCGTCTTTTCCTGGGTGGAGTCGTCAGTCTTAAACTTGTCTTGATAATCGTGGAAGTGTGAGAAATCTGCGTGCTTCCAGTTTGAGTCCTGCCACGACGGTAACTTCCAGTCTTTGGTTCCGTACCAtctgagaacaaaaaaaaatgataattcaAAATTTTCTAATTACGCCAGTCCCTTTTTTTtctcgactggatggcaaacgagcaagtgggtctcctgatggtaagagatcaccaccgcccataaatatctgcaacaccaggggtagtgcagatgcgttgccaacctagaggcctaagatggaatacctcaagtgccagtaatttcaccggctgtcttactctccacgccgaaacaaaacagtgcaagcacagctgcttcacggtaggattagcgagcaagatggtggtagcaatccgggcggaccttgcacaaggtcctaccacctgcaccgcCTATCCCCTGTACCATTAAAATTACAAGTCCTTCAAATCGGCATAAtttgttaactttctcatacaaaaaagtgataattatttgttattgcATCACTCATAACGGttgtggtacaggggcctgAGGGCCAATTGTTAGATTCTCGCGAGGGTctgaaacgttacgcaatagaccctctggtTGCATTTCAAGCAGCGTGTAGCGCAATCTGAAATATGCAATAGCGGCAAGTTTGCTAAACTGTATAACTGTCAGCTGTATTTGGTACATACGATAACCGACCGTTATACGTTAAGtgtcctattaatattataaatgcaaaagcttgtgagtatgtgtgtgcgtgcgtgcttgACTgcttgttacttcttcacgctaaaatggcttggcgaaattggatgaaatttaatacGTTGGTAGCTGAACATTTGAAATTATTTCGGATGTCTTGTGTTATTtcaaataacacataggctacgttTAATTCCCATATTACCACGGGATCGGGAAGAAACAGCAAAATTTCAACTGCTAGGATTAGAAGaagttcccacgggaatttttgcaAAACCCATTATTTAGGCGCACGAAGCTGCCGGTAAAGGCTAGttgtgtaaatataattaatcaaaTCTTTATAGTTTATGTGTGCTACAGGTTATGTTGTAACAATATGTGAACTGATTACAGTTGTAGTGTTGAAACTAACATACGTACAATtcatcactacttttaaaaaagctcgtatctcggaatcgatattttttaagtaaactTTATGAGCATTATTTTAGGGGTAAATTTTGCTGACGAgtttttttgagatacgagattttttcaaagtagtgacgaataattgattgatatttTGAGCACTTTGGCCGCTCCCGCTTCcggtatactcgtatttaattCTGAATataccattttatttatttttattctactggatggcaaacgagcaagtgggtctcctgatactGTTGTATTTTTAGCTGTCATACCTAATATAGGTAACTACTGTTAGTGCGGGATATTATTGCAAGTTTGTTGTTTATCCTCTATCTTTCCAACTGTCTTTTTACAATagtgagtgaatgaatgaatgtgaGTGACTGTGCTCCGTGACTCTGCTAAGACCAATAATCCGTATGCTAAGTGTTCGGCTGGTTGCTTACTCCTATGCCTCACCTGTCATGGTTATCGTAATCGTATTTTTCATTCGAATTGTATTTCCACTTGGGTTGGAAGTAAGACGCTTGCGCCGTGCTTTCCGGCTCTCCGGAACTGAAATAGATAGTTCAACTGAACCACCTAAATAACAAGCCAATTTGAGATCGACCCCGGTCGAACGTGTCGGTAATTTTGACTACTAACAAGACCAGTTGAAGACTGAAGTGGCATTGGGCGGGTAACGTCGCTCGAAAAACAGATTATCATTGGGGGataaaagtcctcgagtggcgaccacgaatggGAAGACGATGCATtggtaggcctcccactaggtgaactgacgacatcgtgagagttgcgggcaacagatggatgcaagtggcgagttgtcgttcattgtggcgttagACTTAAGTGCAACCGCATTTTAACGTAAAGATTCATCCAACAAAATATTTACGTGCAACCATTTAGGTGGGGATAGTGGGCAAAATCTAACAGttcattttgttgactgtatgtacttgcattatcatccaaactacatatcttTACGAAGTATCAAGTTGTTAccataaaccgttgaagagttccctcttgcggagacgatcctggctagaccaccagaatttcactgcAAGGTTGTATTGTTACGAACTTATGATAAATTTCTGCTCAATCGTGGTCGCGAAATCAATGCAAATTTTAATACCGGGTTGTGTGTTAAAGAAAAATAGTTCGATAGATATTTACAGGCGACTACCTAGATTGTTTCACCGCACATTCTATCCGGTCTCCGAGACCATAAAGGCATCAATCTAATCTTACCTTTTATCCGTACTGCCGTGGTGTGTGTTTCTTTCCGTGGATGAGTCTACTCCAAACCGGTTCTTAAGCCTTGAGTATCGTGACATGATGAACTGTGAAGCTCGCTCTGCTATCATTATAGCAGGTGCGGCGGTGTTgcctgacaaaaaaaaacatcatcatttttatttaaggtaTTTAATTGGCCTAGTCTCCCgattcatcaaaaataaaaacaaaagaaaacatttattcgtgacatggtaagcatggataagaataaaaataaaataaaagatagtaATGCCATGTCACGAAATAAAACTATCTTTAAATAATTATGGAAAGTTATTATTAAagagtatttttaaatattttggtttGGATCAAACTAGCGATCAGCCGATCACAAATTATGCATTCGGTagttagttaaatattttactgtATATTATTTCTtaacttaataaaaacttactCGTTGGAACAGTCGGCATTATAGAAGCATCTGCCACGCGTAGACCTAAAACAAAATTGTCATATTGAATACATGCCATAAAAGAAAGTAACAGTGCTGTTGCTCCTGTTCTATCGACATCCACGAATACAAGCACTGCCCACAGTTTACAGACTGCGGAGAACCCTAAACAGTCTCCTGCatttatatctgccacagcagagcgtacaaaaaatctgacacgtcctaccgtcCCTAGTAatggagtcgtatcagatatttatgcacgctttgttgtgtcagatatcggTGCTAGTGTCTGAACAATCTGACATGTAATAGGTAGGCTGTTGGCTTTCGTTATGTTACTACCTTGAATCCCGTAGACCTTTAGCTCTGGGTCGACGACTGCCATGGGGTCGTGCTTGGCTCCCATCTTGCAGGTCCCCACTTGGTGGTTCTCTGGTGCAGTGTGACGCTTCGCGAGACATCTGAAGTACTCGTCCGAAGGTATTTGGTCGAAGTCCTTACAGTCTTCCATGATTACCGGCTCCATTCCGTATTTTTCGCGCATTAtctggaatttcaattactttttaaaaaggtGGTCCTCTCGCACCGGATTTTGAACAAActcaaagatatttttgacccgGTTTTTTTAACCACTTTACGAAAATACTATTCGTAAATGGTGTAATGCTGTGCATTGCTACAAAACTAATACTGCTCGATTTTTTACATACTTCTGAAAATAAACTACATAGGAGTAGACTGCCCTAGCAGTCATTTTCTCTAACTACACTCGCTTTTCAAACTAAGCTTTTGTGCATTTTCGAATGGTACCTATTTCAACaaatgtattttcaaaaatcagCCCGCTAAAATAAGCAATTACGTAGCCATAACaagtcatcaacatagctcTTCAATTTTGCAAGTTGAAATGTCATATGTAAGCTGGTAGGAAACTGCTTAAAAAAATCGCTGAAAATCAATAAATGCTGATGGCATACGACCGTTCGTTACAGAACCATTTGAAAAATCTAGCAACAAAATCGAGTTGATCTcgtttatatatgtactctgtgatcTCGTGTTGTCATTATCACAGCACGTTCGTTGCCTGCACTATACTTACAGTAGTATTCGCCAGCCGATGCGCGATCCACGCAGCGTCAACCAACACGTCAAGTTCGTGTTCGTCGTAGAAGTAGTTCGGCTGCATAACCGGAGGTTCCGTGGGGTCAGCGGACCGCAAGCCCAGGTAGCCGCGACTACGGGGCTGCAGTGCTATGGCCGATATCCTGAAAATCATATGTTCAATTAGAAACTTGATACTGGAACAATTATTgatttaagaaatataatgcatcCGTCTTATTTTTAAAGCTTCACCTTAGACAAGCCAAAGATGATAACGAACAAAATTGCATGCCAGAAAAATCGctttactaaatttcatttatacAGCGGGAAATGTCGCGAGAGTTTGATTACACCCGGCGTGATCGATTATCGCAGTAAAAGTCCTGAAATTCCCGCGATATGTCTCGCTCCGTTTAAATGACGCTTTCCTGGTAATGCAGGTCTTGGACTTGAGTGTGACTAAGAGCCCGTTCCACCAGtcattgatacattttatttgacagataaattaTATCACATTTACCCCTTGTTTCACAACCCATTgactaaatttatttgacggataaatgtgatgccatctctgttttttttattttactcgaATATACGGAGATGGCATCATATTTAtgcgttaaataaaattaatcaatgggtggtgaaacagcctcttaataTGAATCCTTCTCTGTTTATTCCGGTAAAACAAACAGAAACTGCATCAcaagtattatattttatacactttaaagtgtataaaatataatacgcGGCTATTTCGTCAAGGCTAATACGCGTCTTGACTAAGGTTTCGGAACTCGTTCAGTTCTTTAGAATCGACATTGTATGTAGGAGATCCCACCTAATAATTTGTACTTTACCTAGTTCCTAGGCTTAGTCGTTATACTATATTAGGTATAGTCAATATATGATATTTCAAAAAAGAAACACTCACGTTACTGTTCTTCTCTCTTCAATGTCGTTAACTTTGCTCGGGTCAGGCGTCTCTCCATCGCCACACGATGCGTAATAACCCCCGAAGAAGAACTGAATGTCAGGGTGCCGGCCGCCTCTTGGCGCgtatttagaattaactacacCAGTGAGCTGAAGAAAAAATAGATTCGTAAAAAACCTGTGCGTAAAAAAACTTTGGATGGACACGACCGTAGCTAATAAATTTTCTTTTGATTAGCTGGTTGTGTTTCCTCTGTCTTTGATTACAATGTAATCTATTTTGGCGACGTGTAATAGTGAATATGTAATGAACTAACATTGTACTAATAGCGTTTCTACGCTTGGCCTGGCTTTGTTCATTGGCGCCCTATGCCTGTTCTGTTTGATTTGCATCTTCAGCTGGCAATTAATTACACAGAAAGTAATCAATCTATTCAATACTTAATTACCTGAGACATTCCAGTAGAAGACAGAGGTCCATCTCTATTCAGCAAATACTGGGTCGCGCTAGCCCAGTCTAAGTCAGGAATCTCTGGTTCTTTGGTAAGGGTAAACTCCAGTTCCACTCCGACATGGTTATGTAGATTTTGTCCAACTCCTGGCAAGTCCTTTATGACTGGGATGTTCACTTTCTCCAGCATTTCCTTGGGACCAACGCCCGACAGTAACAGGATTTGAGGAGAGTTCATAGTGCCAGCTGATAAGATTACCTGAGAAGAAGAAAAGGCAAAATAAAGTACGACACAGCTATTGCTAAAAAGTTAATTGAAAGAGAAAAAGAATCCTCCCCTTTTTGATCCTACTTTTCTTCACTGCTGCTTTAGATATAGTTACCTCTTTGCTAGCTTTAACGAATTTCATTTGTCCATTTTGGATGTACTCAACACCCGTCACTTTTTTGTTGGTGGGGTCGATCCGGACTTTGGCTACGTGAGCGTTCAGCAAAACATGCAAGTTTTGACGTTTGGACGCCGGACGCAGGTAGGCGCGAGCTGTGCTGAACCGAGAACCGTTACTGGAAggaaaatatgaattttattacacCAACCGTCTATTATCTTTCGTTGTTCATACAGTGAGACATGTtagttactaattttttttttcgagtatATTCACTCGTGCCGATTTAATACTAGAtacccaaataaaataatttgtccTAAAACTAACACACACTTGTATCGCAGAACCTGTTTTCCAATGGCAAtacgaatccatactaatattataaatgcgaaagtgtgtttgtgtgtttgtccgtctttcacgccgtaacggagcgacggatcgacgtgatttttggcatagagatagtttatgggcccgagagtgacataggctacttttcatcccggaaaaatgcacagttcccgagggaacagcgcgcgataaccaaataccacgcgggcggagccgcggtcaaaagctagtatttaataagtTGCCTAAGAGCATAGCTGAGTTGCCCAGGAGTAAATTCAGATTTAAATTATATCAGTGGCTTAAAGATAAagcattttattcaattaaagaaTATCACACGGTTACATTGACCTATAACTTAATaactattattcaatttagattagtaatttatattacaaaattgATTGTCTTTTTAGTGAATTTATTTAATGAGATAATATTTGCATGCCAATGTTTTTGGTTAGACGTGTCACTGCacattaaaacatttataaaacCACTTGTTaccatgtctaaagcaaaataaattatttcatttcttaTTCTCATTTCTCGGATACTTAGTAGAGTCAGCTGGAACACAGGCTCAATCATCATTCGCTGGTACTAAATGTATTTACCTCAGCTTTAATTTCATGTTCCCTAACTCGTAAGTCAtcatgatgatggatgatgatccCAGCCTTTATTTGTCCCACTGCTGCTCACGTAAGCATTGTCAGCATCAAAAACgactgtttttttaatatgaacTGGTTGGTACCCATCgctttaaaaatttataataacaaCACGGACAAAGATAAAGACAATACTAACTCGTTTAATGTCTGAGCAATAGTGAAGCCGGTGGATGTCTCTCCATTGAGGTCACTAGTCGGTGGGTATCCGAGCTCGATGGCTGCAGAGACTACGTCGTGAGCAAACTGGGGTGCGTGCCGGAACTGCGAAAATATACAACTATTAAGATAAAAAGTTCCCAGTGACCTTCTGCATACAAGCGGACTAGGTCACGGCTCCTTGTTCGAACCAAGAAACAACCTGCGAATCACTGCGATATCTTAAAATACAGAACAATTTTATGGGAAcaattttattaccttttgtaCAGGCAACGGCCCGCCAATATTATGATACTGGGCAGACACGCCGTTTCCGATCTCTTTATTGTTCTCGCTCTTCAGGAAGAATGGTAGGACGTCGTACCAAGACCATCCGGTGGCTCCATCTATTGCCCACGCGTCGTAGTCCGCTGCGTGGCCTCGCATGTACATCATACCGTTGATCACAGAACTGCCTCCTGCAATATGTGGGAGAGTGTTTCATAAATAGCCTAAAACGCTcgggttgttttatgcgataaacgctgcgttaaacgcaatgcgctTGGCGCACAACAATTTGcatcaaataatttaattacctaacaaaaattgtcttacgcggtgagcgcagcggcaaagGTAAGGCTTCTGGTATGAGTGGACTAAAGAAAAGACAactgataggtaggtactgaatTTTAGTTGGTAGCTAGGTACTATGAGTTATGACAGTTATTTACGGATATATAGAATGAATTAGTGACGACAAAAATTGACGCAAATATGTGTCGAGTGTTTTTGCTACCTGTTATTCCGTATTTATTGTCTCCAGCATCTTCATGAGCCTGTGATAGAGGCGCGAATAGACGAACGGATATGCGAGGCAATAGAGATCTTTATCCTACCGAAAAATAATGAATGGAATAAATATGATTTACCCAACATCTTGCCCCTGGGCCAGCTGCATTGCGCGCCAACAGCTAAACAAGCCTTCTCCTGCGGCTCTGTCTTGTACATCCAGTCCGTGTCGGGCCGGCCCCAATAGGCCGTAACCCAAGCCGGCACCGATGACGATGTCGGCTCGTCACCGCCCGCTTCCAGGAGTAGCACCTGGAATAgacaagatatattttttacaaggaAAGCATGAGGCCAGTGCGAAGTGATCATCGTTGATCATAGACATCACGGTACCACAGGGACTGCAGATAAGGGTCATACATTATTATGCTGAATGCGGAACAAAATTTAATGCCTTGGGCACAGATTATACAATGGTTACTACGTATGAGTATCAGATCACTGACCACTGAAGGTATTATTAGTAGATAGCAGTCAATAGAATCACTCCGTGTCCACGTAAAGTAATtgtaaaaaagtgtaaaaaagttgtATGGAGTGACGGAGCTCTGACTTTGCAGTCATCAAATGTATGTTTTCTTTGAATGGGCTGAAAGCGTGTCAGGCGCCATGTATAATATAAGTGTGTCATATTCACTATAAAGATGTCAAACTTTTCGTAGGACCCTTTTGCGGCCTGATATCTAATATTGTGCCTCAAAATACAAAAGTGTTGTTTAGAGGCTGGATCAGCGAATAAGAGTCCCGGAAGGAACAACAAGGCACATTAAACTTAAGAGGCTCACTGTTCAGCTGTCATGTTTTTTGTAAGAAGCCCGTCTGTGCCAGCATACGTAGGTTTTCCCAACAATTTCAATAGATGGATAACAATCATTAGGTATTGATATAATGACATGGATGTTCAATGGCTATGAGGAAAACCCACTAGACCCATGAATCTTCATTTGAAGCTTTTTTCTTTAGAAGTTTTCGTACTCGTGAATGACGTCAGCATTAGGTGGTTGTGTTTGATTGTACACGTATTAGGATCGTTTAAATAATGATATGATGTGATGTTAggtataaagaaaataataaaatattatattacgtGTGTAGTTTTGTTACTTGTAGCtgtttatacaatacaataactctttatagcacaccaacacagtaagcagtacagaaaacacaactaTACACATAGT
The sequence above is a segment of the Choristoneura fumiferana chromosome 9, NRCan_CFum_1, whole genome shotgun sequence genome. Coding sequences within it:
- the LOC141431177 gene encoding glucose dehydrogenase [FAD, quinone]-like isoform X1 → MAGACGVQFMLFMAILESFINGRCDLADPCNRVTSANPDSLLDSYDFIVAGGGTAGSVVAARLSENPQWKVLLLEAGGDEPTSSSVPAWVTAYWGRPDTDWMYKTEPQEKACLAVGAQCSWPRGKMLGGSSVINGMMYMRGHAADYDAWAIDGATGWSWYDVLPFFLKSENNKEIGNGVSAQYHNIGGPLPVQKFRHAPQFAHDVVSAAIELGYPPTSDLNGETSTGFTIAQTLNDNGSRFSTARAYLRPASKRQNLHVLLNAHVAKVRIDPTNKKVTGVEYIQNGQMKFVKASKEVILSAGTMNSPQILLLSGVGPKEMLEKVNIPVIKDLPGVGQNLHNHVGVELEFTLTKEPEIPDLDWASATQYLLNRDGPLSSTGMSQLTGVVNSKYAPRGGRHPDIQFFFGGYYASCGDGETPDPSKVNDIEERRTVTISAIALQPRSRGYLGLRSADPTEPPVMQPNYFYDEHELDVLVDAAWIAHRLANTTIMREKYGMEPVIMEDCKDFDQIPSDEYFRCLAKRHTAPENHQVGTCKMGAKHDPMAVVDPELKVYGIQGLRVADASIMPTVPTSNTAAPAIMIAERASQFIMSRYSRLKNRFGVDSSTERNTHHGSTDKSSGEPESTAQASYFQPKWKYNSNEKYDYDNHDRWYGTKDWKLPSWQDSNWKHADFSHFHDYQDKFKTDDSTQEKTTQSYNHGSNYKHSY
- the LOC141431177 gene encoding glucose dehydrogenase [FAD, quinone]-like isoform X2 translates to MAGACGVQFMLFMAILESFINGRCDLADPCNRVTSANPDSLLDSYDFIVAGGGTAGSVVAARLSENPQWKVLLLEAGGDEPTSSSVPAWVTAYWGRPDTDWMYKTEPQEKACLAVGAQCSWPRGKMLGGSSVINGMMYMRGHAADYDAWAIDGATGWSWYDVLPFFLKSENNKEIGNGVSAQYHNIGGPLPVQKFRHAPQFAHDVVSAAIELGYPPTSDLNGETSTGFTIAQTLNDNGSRFSTARAYLRPASKRQNLHVLLNAHVAKVRIDPTNKKVTGVEYIQNGQMKFVKASKEVILSAGTMNSPQILLLSGVGPKEMLEKVNIPVIKDLPGVGQNLHNHVGVELEFTLTKEPEIPDLDWASATQYLLNRDGPLSSTGMSQLTGVVNSKYAPRGGRHPDIQFFFGGYYASCGDGETPDPSKVNDIEERRTVTISAIALQPRSRGYLGLRSADPTEPPVMQPNYFYDEHELDVLVDAAWIAHRLANTTIMREKYGMEPVIMEDCKDFDQIPSDEYFRCLAKRHTAPENHQVGTCKMGAKHDPMAVVDPELKVYGIQGLRVADASIMPTVPTSNTAAPAIMIAERASQFIMSRYSRLKNRFGVDSSTERNTHHGSTDKRWYGTKDWKLPSWQDSNWKHADFSHFHDYQDKFKTDDSTQEKTTQSYNHGSNYKHSY